Proteins from a genomic interval of Quercus lobata isolate SW786 chromosome 11, ValleyOak3.0 Primary Assembly, whole genome shotgun sequence:
- the LOC115967738 gene encoding TMV resistance protein N-like gives MAFPIHQGVSFSSSTPQWDYDVFLSFRGEDTRNGFTGHLYQALCDNGINTFIDNDLQRGEEISVELVKAIKSSMISIIIFSQNYAFSSWCLEELVEILNCKQNGQLVLPVFYKVDPSEVRKQEGKFKLAMAKHENKFKNNTEKVQRWRAALNEAASLSGWHYEDGGPEYKFIQQIIENISNTKLNGRQLFVAKYPVGVNSRAKAIEFLLDIKVNDVRMVGIHGLGGIGKTTIAKVVYNRIFDHFDGSCFLENVRENSGTSDGIIQLQEKLLSNILRGKHLKVESVSRGINMIKERLHSKRVLVILDDVDKSKQIENLFGNCDWFVSGSRVLITTRDAHLLATLEKECATYKVKELDKHEALELFNQHAFKGNKLEEDYFELANQVIQYAGGLPLALTIIGSDLCGRTKSEWKGAIHQYGKIPKGDIHEILKVSYDGLEETEKDIFLDIACFFKGRNNNYVVNILDACNLYPTIGIPNLVNKCLVTIGHDGILGMHDLVQQMGREIVRQESPKILKKRSRLWHYEDALEVLTGSKGSDKIEGLMLHSPNPITVQLHAKAFKKMKNLKFLIVRNVLISEELKYLPNGLKLLEWHQYPFSLPSNYCHQLVVLEMPRSCIRLEKLFKQGSYYKNLININLSECVSITKLPDLCAPNLETLDIAGCENLIEVHDAIGSLDKLRSWDLMDCKNLQTLPSSLKLKSLQYFCLFRCVSLEKFPNINPEMKCNSLYFSYSNIREWPLSLGHLIGVLTELNLDNCQNLGDFLVRFSGYEFTNLRALQVWKCDGDIIESHILMKPDSFPLLIDLNLDGSSIVTIPRSISRFATLRQLSMCYCNKLREIPRLPQSIRLVNATDCMSLDLPSSCRLLNQFGEIFMDPLFFDDSESYDGSCHLVLPRIEIPKGFKWNHQSFGNSVSFEVGREFQKLVLCFAFRSVKAEATEATCFVVSTNGFSKKETTYFSPLKGGSEHLYLRTVYLWEWNDSNPSEQNHVTITVEIKYGEIISSSYDPIITWLGAHVDCVCCPQNIAHFTHGFGSSLVPDDNDRHSFPSNVGFDDGFDVGSSSDFNQFPTSKKTRTS, from the exons ATGGCTTTCCCGATCCATCAAGGAgtctccttttcttcttccactCCCCAGTGGGACTATGATGTCTTCTTGAGCTTTAGAGGTGAAGATACCCGCAATGGTTTTACTGGCCATTTATATCAAGCTTTGTGTGACAACGGTATCAATACCTTCATCGATAATGACCTCCAAAGAGGAGAAGAAATTTCAGTGGAACTTGTTAAAGCTATTAAATCATCAATGATTTCAATTATCATATTCTCTCAAAACTACGCATTTTCATCTTGGTGCTTGGAAGAACTTGTCGAGATTCTTAACTGCAAGCAAAATGGACAATTGGTTCTTCCAGTTTTTTACAAAGTGGATCCATCTGAAGTACGCAAGCAAGAAGGTAAATTCAAATTAGCAATGGCTAAACATGAAAACAAATTCAAGAATAACACAGAGAAGGTGCAGAGGTGGAGGGCAGCTCTAAATGAAGCGGCTAGTTTGTCTGGATGGCATTATGAGGATGG CGGCCCTGAATACAAATTCATACaacaaattattgaaaatatatcGAATACCAAATTAAATGGCAGACAGTTATTTGTTGCTAAATACCCTGTTGGAGTAAATTCTCGTGCCAAGGCCATAGAATTTCTTTTAGATATTAAGGTAAATGATGTTCGAATGGTGGGGATTCATGGTCTTGGGGGGATAGGTAAGACAACTATTGCAAAAGTTgtttataatagaatttttgatcattttgatggAAGTTGCTTTCTAGAGAATGTTAGAGAAAATTCTGGAACAAGTGATGGTATAATCCAACTACAAGAGAAACTTCTTTCTAATATCTTAAGGGGCAAACATTTGAAGGTGGAGAGTGTATCCCGTGGAATCAATATGATAAAGGAAAGGCTTCATAGTAAAAGGGTTCTTGTAATTCTCGATGACGTGgataaatcaaaacaaattgaaaatttgtttggaaattgTGATTGGTTTGTTTCAGGAAGTAGAGTCCTTATAACAACAAGAGATGCACACTTGCTAGCTACTCTTGAAAAAGAATGTGCAACTTACAAGGTGAAGGAATTGGACAAACATGAAGCTCTTGAACTCTTTAATCAACATGCCTTCAAAGGAAATAAACTTGAGGAAGATTATTTTGAACTTGCAAACCAAGTCATACAATATGCCGGGGGCCTACCATTAGCCTTAACAATAATAGGTTCTGATTTGTGTGGAAGAACAAAATCTGAATGGAAAGGTGCAATACATCAATATGGAAAAATTCCTAAAGGAGATATTCATGAAATACTTAAAGTAAGTTATGATGGATTGGAAGAAACTGAAAAAGATATTTTCCTcgatattgcatgtttcttcaaGGGAAGGAACAATAATtatgttgtaaatatattaGATGCTTGCAATTTATATCCAACAATTGGTATTCCAAACCTTGTTAATAAATGTCTCGTAACTATTGGTCATGATGGCATATTGGGGATGCATGACTTGGTACAACAAATGGGTAGGGAAATTGTTCGGCAAGAATCAccaaaaatcctcaaaaaaCGTAGCAGGTTATGGCATTATGAGGATGCTCTTGAAGTACTAACTGGAAGTAAG GGGTCGGACAAAATTGAAGGTCTAATGTTGCATTCGCCTAATCCAATAACAGTGCAACTACATGCTAAAGCTttcaaaaagatgaaaaatctaaaatttcttATAGTTCGTAATGTACTCATTTCTGAAGAACTTAAATATCTCCCCAATGGGTTAAAGTTACTTGAATGGCACCAATATCCTTTTTCCTTGCCATCCAATTATTGTCATCAACTTGTTGTACTCGAGATGCCTCGTAGTTGCATTAGATTGGAGAAGCTATTCAAGCAG GGGTcctattacaaaaatttgataaatatcAATTTGAGTGAGTGTGTCTCCATTACAAAATTACCTGACTTGTGTGCCCCAAACTTAGAGACATTGGACATTGCTGGTTGTGAAAATCTAATTGAAGTTCATGATGCCATTGGATCTCTTGATAAGCTTAGAAGTTGGGATCTCATGGATTGCAAAAATCTTCAAACTCTTCCTAGCAGCCTTAAGTTGAAATCTCTTCAATATTTTTGTCTATTTCGCTGTGTAAGCCTTGAAAAGTTTCCCAATATTAACCCAGAAATGAAATGTAACAGTTTATATTTTAGTTATAGTAATATTAGAGAATGGCCTTTATCACTGGGGCATCTCATTGGAGTGCTTACTGAGTTAAACCTAGATAATTGTCAAAACCTTGGTGATTTCCTCGTTAGATTTTCGGGATATGAGTTTACGAACTTGAGAGCATTGCAAGTCTGGAAATGTGATGGAGATATAATTGAATCACATATTTTGATGAAGCCCGATTCCTTCCCCTTATTGATAGATCTAAATCTAGACGGCTCTAGTATTGTTACAATCCCAAGAAGCATTAGTAGATTTGCTACATTACGACAACTTTCCATGTGCTATTGCAATAAGCTTCGAGAAATTCCAAGGCTTCCACAATCTATAAGACTTGTGAATGCAACAGACTGCATGTCGTTGGATCTACCATCATCATGCAGATTATTGAATCag TTTGGAGAAATATTCATGGATCCCTTGTTTTTTGATGACTCTGAATCATATGACGGTAGTTGTCATCTTGTACTACCAAGAATTGAGATTCCGAAGGGGTTCAAATGGAACCATCAGAGCTTTGGAAATTCTGTATCATTCGAGGTTGGTCGTGAATTTCAAAAATTAGTTCTCTGTTTTGCTTTTCGATCAGTAAAGGCAGAAGCTACGGAAGCAACTTGTTTTGTTGTTTCCACCAATggtttttctaaaaaagaaacaacatattttagCCCGTTAAAAGGAGGTTCTGAGCATCTGTACTTACGTACTGTATATCTTTGGGAATGGAATGATTCAAATCCATCTGAACAGAATCATGTTACGATTACAGTTGAAATCAAGTATGGTGAAATAATCTCTTCTTCATATGACCCCATAATTACGTGGTTGGGAGCCCATGTAGACTGTGTCTGTTGTCCTCAGAATATTGCTCACTTTACGCATGGTTTTGGGTCTTCCTTGGTCCCTGATGACAACGATCGCCATTCTTTTCCATCTAATGTGGGATTTGATGATGGGTTTGATGTGGGTTCCTCTTCTGACTTCAATCAGTTTCCAACATCAAAGAAGACAAGAACATCTTGA